The following nucleotide sequence is from Gammaproteobacteria bacterium.
CGAGTCACTCGGATCAAGCGCCGCCACCAGCTTGTTGCCGGTATCCTTGATGGCTTTCATGTGGCGCGGAGCAATGTAGCCCGCAGCGCCAATCAAACCGAAATTTTTCACTGTCTACTCCCTTGCTTTAAGAGCCATTTACAGTTTATGCCTAATACCGGAGCGGACCTGGATGGAGGCCTCGCAAATATCCGGGTCATGTAGCTACTTGTTCTTGTTGCCGGTCGTTTTACTGCGCAGCTCCTATCAAGCTGCTTCCCAAGCCTAGAAAATCGCTCAGCAATCCTACAATGCTCCAGTCGCTCCATTTTACGTCGTATCGGCTTTCATCGGAACGACGGGACCCTTACACCCCGGCTATGAGCAGGGGTGTTGCCGCCATCCCTGACAGGGATGCAAGTCAGATCCTTCTGATGCAGACTCTTCGGAGAATAACTTTCGGGTATCACGCAACGAATCCGGCATCCCGCAAGAGCCTGAGCACTTCATTGGCTTCTTCGTCCATGCTTCCCTGGGCAGTATGCAGCGTAAGTTCCGGCGATACCGGCGCCTCATAATGATCGCTGATGCCGGTGAACTCCTTGAGCACTCCGGCGCGCGTTAAATCCCCCCTCACCCCCCTTGAAAAAGGGGGGTTGGGGGGATTTGATAGTTTGGAATCGCGGCATCGCGATGCCTTTGACTAAGAATCGCGGCGAGTATCGCCGCTCCCACCAGACACAGGCTGCCGCAATGATTCGGTGGGAACGTTTCATTTCGGCTGTCCAGTC
It contains:
- a CDS encoding adenylyl-sulfate kinase, with product MLKEFTGISDHYEAPVSPELTLHTAQGSMDEEANEVLRLLRDAGFVA